A genomic window from Triticum urartu cultivar G1812 chromosome 7, Tu2.1, whole genome shotgun sequence includes:
- the LOC125524377 gene encoding inactive poly [ADP-ribose] polymerase RCD1-like translates to MASPQESKPLCLKRKLVDNCLSKECKSRRVVVDNGPSDPSAKRCKCCCTRPNLASDCVNYLKSGVPSRIVFYKQDSWHNFPELIMKSLIEGFKGGKSSVVAVMDDEPVLVDFLSMSLVNLQTRKQRSVAWYDDTGKGFFPSLFFDEEGDETANLDSSNVEDGAQGIMLDKAVSSPEEVVKQVVLESGPPGPHKPSTADILRKKITSVERGSEDFLLVQDLFLSGMGPFATPNNILHIHRYSPNDITAQCRLQAFEKQMSCTKEDRGDSNVRYGWLGSTKSDIVRILINGFGNTGKPAEKACLSAGVYLSPEDRAFTSVGLCDVDEKAVQYMLLCRVILGNMEAITPGSQDSFPSSEIYDSGVDDCSNPKCYVMWPSHLNTHIRLEYLVSFRLSPKVRNYLLGLKGLWFHPSPKEVAMDISTLQPIMGETGEAPTSPWISFRVLFAMIQDHISSVAKELLFHHYEELKENEISREEMVKKMIIIVGEKLLLETLKKLHYCPSLWHKSSVEVMSSDPARVAAEDPARTTEEHISLDKTTGHCALTLGNLGDSCGPNTLAESSTALSTKGCDTLAVATVPKSHDSVAPSSVPETSTSSGAICLASPSVKPKSRDSPIRIMSPESSANHGAKNQDPSAARMAPTLHNVLLRTASGKSASHGYASPAPSNASKGRGISAPGLSLKGSECPGPVLALGSTKFRGMKSPSSVPRMTPEGPEFLSLSIAPQSQAIYPTKCHGGDSISSVAAPAHVPGHVNSSALSAEGCDSLALSIAPNCHDPPASSNNEPALHGAPTTHTASEGEHSQAPSAATMGYTAPAPTTGEAVQFGPCNKPSAPVPEPGSNVAQAADILVALSTPREKGK, encoded by the exons ATGGCGTCGCCACAAGAATCCAAACCCTTGTGCTTGAAGCGCAAGCTTGTCGACAACTGCCTGTCAAAAGAGTGCAAGTCTCGTCGAGTCGTGGTTGACAATGGACCCTCTGATCCATCTGCTAAACGGTGCAAGTGCTGTTGCACGCGACCTAATCTTGCCAGTGATTGTGTCAATTATCTGAAAAGTGGAGTTCCCAGCCGTATCGTGTTTTACAAACAAGATTCTTGGCACAATTTTCCTGAGCTAATAATGAAGTCCCTGATTGAAGGATTTAAAGGCGGCAAATCTAGTGTTGTGGCTGTGATGGATGATGAGCCTGTTCTTGTTGATTTCTTGTCAATGAGTCTTGTCAACCTACAAACAAGAAAACAGCGATCTGTTGCATGGTATGATGATACTGGAAAGGGCTTTTTTCCTTCTCTGTTCTTTGATGAGGAAGGTGATGAAACGGCCAATTTGGACTCTAGTAATGTTGAGGATGGTGCACAGGGAATAATGCTGGATAAGGCTGTAAGTTCTCCAGAGGAAGTGGTGAAGCAAGTTGTTCTTGAATCTGGCCCTCCGGGGCCACATAAGCCTTCCACTGCAGACATATTACGTAAAAAGATCACATCTGTGGAAAGAGGAAGCGAAGACTTTTTGCTTGTTCAGGACCTTTTTCTCTCTGGTATGGGTCCGTTTGCAACACCGAATAACATACTTCATATCCACCGCTACTCCCCGAATGATATCACTGCTCAGTGTCGACTTCAAGCTTTTGAAAAACAAATGAGCTGCACCAAAGAAGATCGTGGTGATTCAAATGTAAGATATGGATGGCTGGGTTCTACAAAGAGTGACATAGTTAGGATTCTAATTAATGGGTTTGGTAACACCGGAAAACCTGCTGAGAAGGCATGCTTGAGCGCTGGTGTTTATCTTTCACCAGAAGATCGAGCCTTTACCAG TGTCGGTCTTTGTGATGTTGACGAAAAAGCGGTGCAGTATATGTTATTGTGCCGAGTGATATTGGGCAACATGGAAGCTATCACGCCTGGATCACAAGATTCTTTTCCAAGCAGCGAGATATATGATTCTGGAGTTGATGATTGCTCCAACCCAAAGTGTTATGTTATGTGGCCATCCCATCTTAACACTCACATCCGTTTAGAATATCTTGTTAGTTTCAGACTTTCACCAAAAGTTCGAA ATTACTTACTTGGCTTGAAGGGTTTATGGTTTCACCCATCACCAAAGGAAGTTGCTATGGATATTTCTACTCTTCAACCT ATAATGGGTGAAACTGGTGAAGCACCAACATCCCCATGGATATCCTTCAGAGTTCTGTTTGCAATGATCCAAGACCATATATCATCTGTAGCAAAGGAACTGCTCTTCCATCATTATGAAGAGCTGAAG GAAAACGAAATAAGTCGTGAAGAAATGGTGAAGAAGATGATAATAATAGTCGGAGAAAAGTTACTTTTGGAAACTTTAAAGAAACTCCATTACTGT CCATCACTATGGCATAAATCTTCTGTTGAAGTGATGTCCAGTGATCCTGCAAGGGTAGCAGCAGAAGATCCTGCAAGGACAACAGAAGAACACATATCCTTGGATAAAACAACTGGGCATTGTGCACTAACTCTTGGTAACCTTGGCGATTCCTGTGGACCAAATACATTGGCTGAAAGTTCCACAGCTCTTAGCACCAAAGGATGTGATACTCTTGCAGTAGCTACGGTGCCCAAAAGCCATGATTCTGTCGCACCAAGCAGTGTGCCTGAAACATCTACTTCTTCTGGTGCCATATGCCTAGCTTCCCCAAGTGTGAAACCCAAAAGTAGGGATTCTCCTATACGAATAATGTCACCTGAAAGCTCTGCAAATCATGGTGCCAAAAATCAGGATCCTTCTGCAGCTAGAATGGCACCTACACTTCATAACGTCCTTCTGAGGACAGCTTCTGGAAAATCTGCATCTCATGGTTATGCTTCTCCAGCACCAAGTAATGCCTCAAAAGGCCGTGGGATTAGTGCTCCAGGACTCAGTCTGAAGGGCTCTGAATGTCCTGGGCCAGTTTTGGCACTGGGAAGCACCAAATTCAGAGGGATGAAAAGTCCCAGCTCTGTGCCAAGAATGACACCTGAAGGCCCGGAATTTCTTTCACTGAGTATTGCGCCACAAAGCCAAGCAATTTATCCAACTAAGTGCCATGGTGGTGATTCGATTTCTTCTGTCGCAGCTCCAGCTCATGTGCCAG GACATGTGAACTCTTCAGCTTTGAGCGCTGAAGGCTGCGATTCTCTAGCACTGAGTATCGCGCCAAACTGCCATGATCCTCCAGCATCAAGCAACAACGAGCCAGCGCTCCATGGGGCTCCAACAACACATACAGCATCTGAAGGCGAGCACTCTCAGGCGCCGAGTGCAGCCACCATGGGTTATACTGCTCCTGCACCGA CGACCGGGGAGGCAGTACAATTTGGACCCTGCAATAAGCCATCAGCGCCCGTCCCTGAGCCCGGCAGCAACGTCGCTCAGGCGGCTGACATCCTCGTCGCCCTGTCAACTCCGCGAGAGAAGGGCAAGTAG